One Mya arenaria isolate MELC-2E11 chromosome 5, ASM2691426v1 genomic window carries:
- the LOC128236308 gene encoding neuropeptide FF receptor 2-like, with the protein MDDRLTYYNLQKTREYALEIVFVTIVSLLGVVGNSVALLFYRRRKNHNTSSFLLTVLFWNDLISSFVNLFQIYESTNSVTYTSDILCKIHGFLLHTFTGNSVALLIPIAFDRFSKVVFVFSAKKFTKKKAKISVFVFITFSVLLAIPQLLLFSESRQINIEVEDGNAPLQGHRCLFNSDSNKVQQNIFHILDIVIIIISVIILGGLYGAIPITMMKLRKNHAVSARTNRLQLPHVETGMSSIEDQSFNDVHTDNSTQVYFIECQKKIRKDQSGSKGLTLTSEQATGTRKLVEPVEKRHTKKSSPIPRKRRFLQNKAFQLKLTAMTFVITVASLLSCFGYFYVRIGYKVQDHELSVGLKILVRTIIFNSTINPYVICLFSTEFRKFVQELFVCKCLRSGE; encoded by the coding sequence ATGGACGATCGACTCACATACTATAATCTGCAGAAAACGAGGGAATACGCTTTGGAAATTGTATTTGTAACAATCGTATCCCTGCTTGGTGTTGTTGGAAACAGTGTTGCCCTTCTATTTTACCGAAGGAGAAAGAACCACAACACGTCGTCTTTTCTGCTGACAGTACTTTTTTGGAACGATTTGATATCGTCGTTTGTTAACCTGTTTCAGATATACGAGTCAACAAACAGCGTCACGTACACAAGTGATATCCTGTGTAAAATACACGGATTCCTCTTGCACACGTTTACTGGGAACTCCGTTGCTTTGTTAATTCCGATCGCCTTTGATAGATTTTCCAAAGtcgtttttgtattttcagcaaAGAAATTCACAAAAAAGAAAGCAAAGATCAGTGTGTTTGTGTTCATCactttttcagttttattgGCGATACCGCAGCTGCTGTTGTTTTCGGAATCACGTCAGATAAACATTGAAGTTGAAGATGGAAATGCCCCACTGCAAGGTCACCGATGCCTTTTTAACAGCGATTCAAATAAAGtgcaacaaaacatttttcacaTCCTAGATATTGTAATCATTATCATCAGTGTCATTATCCTAGGAGGTTTATATGGTGCAATTCCAATCACAATGATGAAGCTTCGAAAGAATCATGCCGTATCAGCCAGAACAAATAGGTTACAATTACCGCACGTTGAAACTGGAATGTCATCCATAGAAGACCAGTCTTTCAATGATGTCCATACTGATAATTCGACCCaggtatattttattgaatgtcaAAAGAAGATCCGGAAAGATCAATCGGGCTCTAAGGGATTAACATTGACAAGTGAACAAGCAACGGGCACTAGAAAATTGGTAGAACCTGTAGAGAAACGTCATACCAAAAAGTCTTCACCTATTCCTCGAAAGCGTCGCTTCCTCCAGAACAAGGCTTTCCAGCTAAAGCTTACGGCTATGACATTTGTGATAACCGTTGCTTCTCTTTTGAGCTGTTTCGGCTACTTTTACGTAAGAATAGGATACAAAGTTCAGGACCATGAACTGTCTGTTGGGCTAAAGATATTGGTACGTACTATAATATTCAACAGCACCATCAACCCATACGTGATTTGTCTGTTCAGCACGGAATTCAGGAAATTTGTTCAAGagttatttgtttgtaaatgctTACGTTCTGGTGAATAA